In one Luteolibacter arcticus genomic region, the following are encoded:
- a CDS encoding sulfatase-like hydrolase/transferase, with translation MLTGRYNHLNGVANNHTEFPADSVTYATLLRAAGYGTAYVSKWQMGQ, from the coding sequence ATGTTGACGGGCCGCTACAATCATCTCAACGGCGTGGCCAACAACCACACGGAGTTTCCCGCAGACAGCGTCACCTACGCCACCCTGCTGCGCGCGGCAGGGTATGGAACCGCCTACGTAAGTAAGTGGCAAATGGGGCAGTAG
- a CDS encoding beta strand repeat-containing protein, with protein MKPRKNSSRPSGHFFTASLATFVATASLHADTLTWDADGLFNNGTLGSTGTWDTTSTVWDDGVADVAWINNATTPNSALFSGTAGTVTIGAAINVDALIFSTSGYTIERGGGQVVTIGGNKLIETGDTGTSTTINAKLTGASVPITGSGTVTFGGTDDNSAFSMVVEPGATAILAKDSTASVHVVGTTGVTISDGAVAKLAGTGGDQIFNNGTVTINGGIFDLNGTSETINNLTGATGTVDNTAAGAAVLTLGSNNGSATYSGTIQNSVGSLGITKIGSGTATLSGTNTYTGATTLSAGSLVLSGAGNNLSGSSATPITLNAGEFRLDNSIDINTDRIPNTQAIALNGGAFLNFIGNEFGATMETVGALTLGTAASSGQARIGMTGTVTNSSTLTMASLTRSAGGVVPLVNGTELGTDSTSDIPRIIVTSPPTLVGTTAAFSTGINGAAKDTAIVPFLVGDVTAATGGAGVITGVVNTFLTHNSTTGLRPLNLEDEFTLNATIAGNNTYITANTAATNDSVNSLVLSGTPTLSITDVTLTNASGSVLFGGTTGTTNITGAGTGALAFGSNEAIVTVNSGVTGVVSAILTGSAGLTKSGTGTLTLSGTNTLSGAFNVNSGTLRLQTSVVASGTGTNNAIPTGATVNVANGSVLNLTNTASGSTPATQLTVNLNNFALNLNGGTSLTVTSSNYGKYNLPGDIKLTGSNTISVTPIRATLALSGVISGTGNLTFSASGAQNSHFLTLSNANTYAGSTGITATNSGATILLSGGADRLPTTTTVTISGSGTNLAQLNLGGQNQTLAGLISAGTAGNAAVVNTGGGTPVLTVNQASGVSTTFSGILGGATALSGTFASVSGNSFGLTKSGLGTQVLGGTNLYTGATLVNAGTLSLTNIAALGASSGVTVANGATLLVDNGASSYTGNLTISGAGVGGVGALNLGSTGANSRFTAGSVTIANGDSAAFGSTRTSAGNIVNNITGGTVGSPVSLSKVGPGILSWESANGYVGTVTVAEGILNLASTSATPITGAVTVNPGATLSLGRTNNQINDSADVSVNGTFDLNNDTNAGAARPRNETIRTLSGASTGIITTTSTVLSTSGINSGRIVTSGTSGMTTFAGVMQDGTRQVLFTKGGAYTQVLTGTNTYTGATTITGGTLSLGATGSVAESASITIGAGAVLNTSDQSFVMAGDQPVTFNVDPSASGSSGRIQAAALDIDGAVVVISPTATLDDGAYVLADYTSLEGAEFASESGVPVGYDIDYGYNGGTQIALVQTSASGYDSWALDKGLDGTNSDELDDPNHNGIANLLEYVLNGDPLNAQSPAEILPTLNASGMNFVFTFTRLVDSAPDTTQTFQYGTNLDVWTSLNISPGTPAAGVVIGTPTGGSPNTQTVTVTVAKGANTKLFGRLQAEK; from the coding sequence ATGAAACCCCGTAAAAACTCTTCGCGCCCTTCCGGCCACTTCTTCACCGCCTCACTAGCGACTTTCGTCGCGACCGCGAGTCTTCACGCCGATACCTTGACTTGGGATGCGGATGGCCTGTTCAATAACGGAACCCTTGGCTCAACCGGCACCTGGGACACCACAAGCACCGTTTGGGACGATGGAGTGGCCGACGTCGCTTGGATCAACAATGCGACAACTCCCAACTCCGCGCTCTTCTCAGGAACCGCCGGAACCGTCACCATCGGCGCCGCCATTAACGTCGATGCCCTCATCTTCTCGACCAGCGGCTACACCATCGAGCGCGGTGGCGGCCAAGTCGTCACCATCGGTGGCAACAAATTGATCGAGACCGGCGATACGGGCACCTCCACCACCATCAACGCCAAACTGACCGGCGCCTCGGTGCCCATCACCGGCTCCGGAACGGTGACGTTCGGAGGCACCGACGACAACAGCGCCTTCTCCATGGTCGTCGAGCCAGGGGCCACCGCGATCCTGGCGAAAGACAGCACGGCAAGCGTGCATGTCGTCGGCACGACTGGCGTCACCATCAGCGACGGAGCCGTGGCGAAACTCGCCGGAACCGGAGGCGACCAGATCTTCAACAACGGCACCGTCACCATCAATGGAGGCATCTTCGATCTCAACGGAACGAGCGAGACGATCAACAATCTCACGGGGGCCACCGGCACTGTGGACAACACGGCAGCGGGAGCCGCCGTCCTGACCTTGGGATCAAACAATGGCAGCGCGACCTATTCCGGAACGATCCAGAACTCGGTAGGCTCGCTCGGCATCACCAAGATCGGCTCGGGCACGGCGACCTTGTCGGGGACGAACACATATACGGGGGCGACGACGCTGAGTGCCGGCTCTCTGGTGCTGTCCGGCGCCGGCAATAATCTGAGCGGTTCATCAGCAACGCCCATTACCCTCAATGCGGGCGAATTCCGCTTGGACAATTCGATCGACATCAACACCGACCGCATCCCGAACACCCAGGCCATCGCGCTCAACGGCGGAGCTTTCCTCAATTTCATCGGCAATGAATTCGGCGCTACGATGGAAACGGTGGGCGCGCTCACGCTCGGGACTGCCGCAAGCAGTGGCCAAGCCCGGATCGGCATGACTGGCACGGTGACAAACTCCTCAACCCTGACCATGGCGAGCCTGACGCGCAGCGCGGGCGGCGTGGTGCCGCTGGTCAATGGCACCGAACTGGGCACCGATTCCACGAGCGACATTCCCCGCATCATTGTCACCTCGCCGCCAACCTTGGTGGGTACCACGGCAGCCTTCAGCACCGGCATCAACGGCGCGGCCAAGGACACCGCGATCGTCCCCTTCCTGGTCGGAGACGTGACGGCGGCCACCGGCGGAGCGGGCGTCATCACGGGTGTCGTCAACACCTTCCTCACCCACAACTCAACCACGGGCCTGCGGCCCCTGAACCTGGAGGACGAATTCACGCTCAACGCCACAATTGCCGGCAACAATACTTACATTACCGCCAACACGGCGGCGACGAACGATTCCGTCAATTCCTTAGTGCTGTCTGGGACGCCCACTCTGTCAATCACTGACGTCACTTTGACAAACGCAAGTGGTTCCGTACTCTTCGGCGGCACGACGGGCACCACGAATATCACCGGAGCGGGCACGGGTGCCCTGGCATTCGGCAGCAACGAGGCGATCGTGACGGTGAACAGCGGGGTCACTGGGGTGGTCAGCGCGATTCTCACTGGTTCCGCAGGCCTGACCAAGAGCGGCACGGGGACACTGACCCTCTCGGGCACTAACACGCTCAGCGGAGCGTTCAACGTCAACAGCGGCACTCTTCGCCTGCAAACCTCCGTCGTGGCAAGTGGCACCGGGACGAACAACGCCATTCCGACCGGCGCGACAGTCAACGTGGCGAATGGTTCCGTGTTGAACCTGACCAACACCGCCAGCGGCAGCACCCCAGCGACCCAACTCACCGTCAACCTCAACAACTTCGCTCTCAATCTCAACGGCGGCACCAGCCTGACCGTTACCAGCTCGAACTACGGTAAATACAATCTGCCCGGCGATATCAAGCTCACCGGCAGCAACACGATCTCGGTCACACCCATTCGCGCCACGTTGGCCTTGTCCGGAGTCATCAGCGGCACGGGCAACCTGACCTTCTCGGCCAGCGGCGCGCAGAACTCGCACTTTCTGACCCTTTCCAACGCGAATACCTATGCTGGCAGCACTGGCATCACGGCGACCAACTCCGGCGCGACGATCCTACTTTCGGGCGGAGCGGACCGTTTGCCGACGACGACCACGGTGACGATCTCCGGCTCGGGCACAAACCTCGCGCAATTGAACCTCGGCGGTCAGAATCAGACCCTCGCCGGCCTGATCTCGGCCGGCACCGCAGGCAATGCGGCGGTGGTCAACACCGGCGGCGGCACTCCGGTGCTGACCGTCAACCAAGCCAGCGGCGTATCGACCACCTTCAGCGGCATTCTCGGTGGGGCCACCGCCCTCTCGGGCACCTTCGCCTCGGTTTCCGGCAACTCGTTCGGGCTGACGAAGTCGGGCTTGGGCACACAGGTTCTGGGCGGGACGAATCTCTACACCGGGGCGACGCTCGTGAACGCGGGCACGCTGTCTCTGACAAATATTGCCGCGCTGGGTGCCTCATCCGGAGTAACCGTCGCCAACGGCGCGACGCTCTTGGTGGATAACGGAGCCAGCAGTTACACTGGCAACCTTACGATCAGCGGAGCGGGCGTGGGCGGCGTGGGTGCCCTCAACCTGGGTTCCACCGGAGCCAATTCACGCTTCACCGCCGGTTCTGTGACGATCGCCAACGGAGACTCGGCCGCCTTCGGATCGACGAGGACGAGCGCTGGAAACATCGTCAATAACATCACCGGCGGCACGGTTGGCAGTCCCGTCTCGTTGAGCAAGGTCGGACCGGGAATCTTGTCCTGGGAGTCGGCCAACGGCTACGTGGGAACCGTCACGGTCGCGGAGGGAATTCTCAATCTCGCGTCCACCTCCGCCACTCCGATCACCGGCGCGGTCACGGTCAACCCGGGGGCTACCCTCTCATTGGGTCGGACTAACAATCAGATCAACGATTCCGCGGACGTGAGCGTCAACGGAACGTTCGATCTGAATAACGATACCAATGCCGGCGCCGCGCGTCCGCGCAACGAAACGATCAGAACCCTGAGCGGCGCATCCACGGGAATCATCACCACGACGTCCACCGTGTTATCCACCTCCGGCATCAATTCCGGCAGGATTGTGACCAGCGGCACTTCGGGAATGACGACCTTTGCCGGGGTGATGCAGGACGGAACGCGGCAAGTGCTCTTCACCAAAGGCGGCGCCTACACTCAGGTCCTCACCGGGACCAACACCTACACCGGTGCGACTACCATCACCGGCGGCACCCTGTCTCTCGGCGCAACGGGCTCCGTCGCCGAAAGCGCCAGCATCACCATCGGGGCGGGTGCGGTGCTCAACACCTCTGACCAATCGTTCGTGATGGCAGGAGACCAGCCGGTCACCTTCAACGTGGACCCGTCCGCATCCGGCTCCAGTGGCAGGATTCAGGCGGCCGCCTTGGATATCGACGGCGCCGTGGTTGTCATCAGTCCTACCGCTACCCTAGATGACGGGGCGTACGTTCTGGCGGACTACACGTCGCTGGAAGGCGCCGAATTTGCCTCGGAAAGCGGAGTGCCTGTCGGTTATGACATCGACTACGGCTATAATGGAGGAACCCAAATCGCCTTGGTGCAAACCAGCGCCTCTGGCTACGACTCCTGGGCGTTGGACAAGGGCCTCGACGGCACGAACAGCGACGAACTGGACGATCCGAACCATAACGGCATCGCCAACCTCCTTGAATATGTCCTCAACGGTGATCCGCTGAACGCGCAGTCTCCTGCCGAGATCCTTCCCACCTTGAACGCATCCGGCATGAACTTCGTGTTCACCTTCACCCGCCTTGTGGATTCCGCTCCGGACACCACCCAGACGTTCCAATACGGCACCAATCTGGACGTTTGGACCTCGCTCAACATCTCCCCGGGCACGCCGGCTGCCGGAGTCGTGATCGGCACGCCGACCGGAGGAAGCCCGAACACGCAGACTGTCACTGTTACCGTGGCGAAGGGTGCCAACACCAAGCTCTTCGGCCGCCTTCAAGCAGAGAAGTAA